CGCCTGGACGAGAACGGCTATGTTTGCCTGCTGGAGGATCCGGTTCCGGGCAGCGTTGGTGGTCTCCTCGGCGAAATCCGCGTCGCGGATGCTGCTCTCGGAAGCCGTAAGGTTCTCCCGCTGCACGGAGAGGTTCTGGATGTCCGCCTCGAAGGTGTTCTGCTGGGCCGCGCCGAGCTCGCCCTGGAAGCTGGTGAGATCGCTGATCGCCGTGTCCACGATGGCGAGCGCCTGGTTCGCCCCCTCGGCCGTGGTGACGTCAATGCCCTGAAGGCTCTGCACCGCCGCATCCACGGTGGAGGTGTCCACCCCGAGATCCGCCCCGTTCACCTCGCCGAGGGTGCGGGTGATGGACTCGATGGAGGAGGCCACCTGGGTCTGGCCCGCCTGGCGGGCCACGGCGTTCCCCGCGCCGGTGTTGGCCGATGCGAGGGCTTCGTTGCGGATGCCCCGGAGCTGGTTCACCGCCTCGCCGAATCTTCCCTCCGCCGTCCGGAAGGTGTTGAGCTTGCTCTCGGCCGCCTGGATGTTCTCGGTCAGCCCGCCGATCTGGGCCCGCAGGTTTTCGCTGATGACGAGGCCGGCCGGATCATCCGCCGCGCGGTTCACCCGCAGCGCCGAGGAGAGCCGCTCGTTGCTGCGCTCGAGGGCCCGCTGGGTGTTCGACAGCGTGCGCGCCGCGTTCAGTCCCGCGATGTTCTGGTTGATCCGAAGGCCCATGCCCCATCTCCTTCAAGCAGATTCCTTCAAATCCCTGATTTCGGAATCATCCTGATTTTACCAAAAAGCGGGTGGGGAAAACCAATGCCCTTTCTCTGCGTATCGGCGCCGGATCGCCCCCGTAAAGTAAGGCAAATCACACTTCGGGCGGGTTTTCCCGGAAACGCGAGGGCGCGGCCCCTCTACCGAATCTGGCCATACACCCTTTGGGGCGGGACGAGGACGGCGACACCTCCCTGGTCCACCATCGCGCGGTCGTACTCCTCCCAGTCGGGGTGATCCGCGTCCCCGCAGGCGCGGTAGACCTCGCGGAGAAGCACCCGCAGCTCCTCGGCGTCCGTGTCGCCGTAGCCGAACAATTTCGCCTGGCCCTCGATGCTGACCCAGCTGCGCCAGCTTTCCGCCACGCAGAGCACCGTGCAGCGCGGGTCGCGGCGCAGGTTTTTGAGCTTTTTCGATTTGCCGCGCACGATCACGAACGCCGCCTGGTTCTGATACGCCCCGCAGACGACGA
The sequence above is drawn from the bacterium genome and encodes:
- a CDS encoding flagellin, translated to MGLRINQNIAGLNAARTLSNTQRALERSNERLSSALRVNRAADDPAGLVISENLRAQIGGLTENIQAAESKLNTFRTAEGRFGEAVNQLRGIRNEALASANTGAGNAVARQAGQTQVASSIESITRTLGEVNGADLGVDTSTVDAAVQSLQGIDVTTAEGANQALAIVDTAISDLTSFQGELGAAQQNTFEADIQNLSVQRENLTASESSIRDADFAEETTNAARNRILQQANIAVLVQANTNAQNALRLLSPGGGRSAGGNNLLAIA
- a CDS encoding TIGR03618 family F420-dependent PPOX class oxidoreductase: MDFETARPFMEKNHRGVITTYQPDGAAHASIVVCGAYQNQAAFVIVRGKSKKLKNLRRDPRCTVLCVAESWRSWVSIEGQAKLFGYGDTDAEELRVLLREVYRACGDADHPDWEEYDRAMVDQGGVAVLVPPQRVYGQIR